One region of Synechococcus elongatus PCC 11801 genomic DNA includes:
- the accB gene encoding acetyl-CoA carboxylase biotin carboxyl carrier protein codes for MQLNFSQLQELLTALSDSDIAEFDLKGVDFELHVKRGSTGDPIVVAAPPVPVAVAPTPAPLPAPTPAAAPPAGPLGGEKLLEITAPMVGTFYRAPAPEEPPFVNVGDRIQVGQTVCILEAMKLMNELESEVAGEVVEVLVQNGEPVEFNQPLFRLRPL; via the coding sequence GTGCAACTGAACTTCAGCCAACTGCAAGAGCTGCTGACCGCGCTGAGTGACTCAGATATTGCTGAGTTTGATCTCAAGGGCGTGGACTTTGAGTTGCACGTGAAACGGGGCTCAACCGGTGATCCGATTGTGGTTGCAGCCCCGCCCGTACCCGTAGCAGTGGCGCCAACACCGGCTCCACTCCCAGCCCCTACTCCTGCTGCTGCACCGCCTGCTGGTCCTTTGGGAGGAGAGAAACTGCTGGAGATTACGGCGCCGATGGTCGGTACCTTCTATCGAGCGCCCGCGCCGGAAGAGCCGCCCTTTGTCAATGTTGGCGATCGCATTCAGGTCGGTCAAACCGTCTGCATTCTCGAAGCGATGAAGCTGATGAACGAACTGGAGTCAGAGGTGGCCGGTGAGGTCGTCGAGGTTCTGGTGCAGAATGGCGAACCCGTCGAATTCAATCAGCCCCTCTTCCGGTTGCGGCCGCTCTAA
- the efp gene encoding elongation factor P, producing the protein MISSNDFRTGTTIEIDGAVWRVVEFLHVKPGKGSAFVRTKLKNAKTGNVVEKTFRAGETVPQAVLEKSTLQYTYKDADDFVFMDMESYEEARLNAATIGDRVKYLKEGMEATVITWNSQVIEVELPNSVVLEVIETDPGVKGDTATGGTKPAKVETGAQVMVPLFISVGERIKIDTRNDSYLGRE; encoded by the coding sequence ATGATCTCTAGCAACGACTTTCGAACCGGAACCACGATCGAAATTGACGGCGCTGTTTGGCGGGTGGTGGAATTCTTGCACGTTAAACCGGGTAAGGGATCGGCGTTTGTGCGGACCAAGCTGAAGAATGCCAAAACCGGCAACGTGGTTGAAAAAACCTTTCGTGCTGGCGAAACCGTCCCCCAAGCTGTTCTCGAAAAAAGTACGCTGCAGTACACCTACAAAGATGCCGATGACTTCGTGTTCATGGACATGGAGTCCTACGAAGAAGCCCGCTTGAATGCAGCCACGATTGGCGATCGCGTCAAATACCTGAAAGAGGGTATGGAAGCGACGGTAATCACTTGGAATAGCCAAGTGATTGAGGTCGAACTGCCCAACTCGGTGGTTTTGGAAGTCATTGAGACGGACCCCGGCGTCAAGGGCGACACGGCGACCGGTGGTACCAAACCGGCCAAAGTCGAGACCGGCGCTCAGGTGATGGTGCCTCTGTTCATCTCGGTGGGCGAGCGAATCAAAATCGACACTCGCAACGATTCCTACCTCGGTCGGGAATAG
- the psbQ gene encoding photosystem II protein PsbQ, with translation MLSLGRRAATWLPRLFALSFALILPAIAIAPAAIAGLPPGNAITDGRALLRYALPIDNPDIREVQKDIEGLSDNLRAKRWAPIERNLKHVSKVLNLRPKNILAAVPEERRPQAEALLAELKTDLSKLEEATAAKNKPEVQAARNHFLAVVGEIEELMVEGFPFEVPAEYRNLPRLEGRATIAVETTQGDLTLVVDGYSAPITAGNFVDLVQRGFYNGLPFTRAEDFYVLQIGDPVGPETGFIDPKTKQERQIPLEILVEGDREPVYGATLEELGRYTDNPVLPFSAFGTLGWARPSDNLNGGSSQFFFFLFEPELTPAGLNLIDGRYAAFGYVVEGKEVLEKLRPEDKILKAKVVAGAEHLIQPS, from the coding sequence ATGCTGTCTTTGGGACGTCGCGCTGCGACTTGGCTGCCCCGCCTATTCGCCCTGAGCTTCGCTTTAATCCTGCCGGCGATCGCCATCGCCCCTGCTGCGATCGCGGGCTTGCCGCCGGGTAACGCAATCACGGATGGCCGGGCATTGTTGCGCTACGCACTACCGATCGACAATCCTGATATCCGCGAAGTCCAAAAAGATATTGAAGGGCTGTCAGATAACCTCCGCGCCAAGCGTTGGGCACCGATCGAGCGCAACCTCAAGCATGTGTCGAAGGTGCTAAACCTGCGCCCCAAAAATATTCTGGCGGCAGTCCCTGAGGAGCGGCGACCGCAGGCTGAAGCACTTTTGGCTGAGCTGAAAACAGACCTCAGCAAGCTAGAAGAAGCGACTGCAGCGAAGAATAAACCCGAGGTTCAAGCTGCTCGCAATCACTTCCTCGCAGTTGTTGGCGAAATCGAAGAATTGATGGTCGAGGGTTTCCCCTTCGAAGTCCCTGCTGAGTATCGCAACCTGCCTCGCCTCGAGGGTCGCGCCACGATCGCGGTTGAAACCACCCAAGGCGATTTGACGCTGGTCGTGGATGGCTATAGCGCCCCAATTACCGCTGGCAACTTTGTCGATTTAGTGCAGCGCGGCTTCTACAATGGCCTGCCTTTCACTCGCGCTGAAGACTTCTACGTCTTACAAATTGGCGATCCTGTCGGCCCTGAGACTGGCTTCATCGATCCCAAAACGAAGCAAGAGCGCCAAATTCCACTAGAAATTTTGGTGGAAGGCGATCGCGAGCCGGTCTACGGTGCAACTTTGGAAGAACTAGGGCGCTATACCGATAATCCGGTGCTGCCCTTCTCGGCCTTCGGTACCTTGGGTTGGGCTCGCCCCAGCGATAACCTCAATGGCGGCTCCTCGCAGTTCTTCTTCTTCCTGTTTGAACCGGAGCTGACACCTGCGGGTCTGAACTTGATCGATGGTCGCTATGCCGCCTTTGGCTATGTTGTGGAAGGGAAAGAAGTCCTCGAGAAACTTCGCCCCGAAGACAAAATCCTCAAGGCAAAAGTGGTTGCTGGCGCTGAGCATTTAATTCAGCCCAGCTAG
- the thiL gene encoding thiamine-phosphate kinase, which yields MGDRSLGDLGEQGLLPLMQAFCPPEQRGDDAAILTPPAGQQLVVSSDVLVEGVHFSNATTPPEAIGWRAAAANLSDLAAMGAQPAGITLALALPSDRPLSWLEAIYQGLERCLRQYDCPLIGGDLSRSPTATLAVTALGWVDPDRVIRRSTAQVDDWIVATGTHGLSRLGLGHLLQEWVLPEPVRARAIAAHQTPYPRLDVVPLLTRSQPPQTAWRVAGMDSSDGLADAVLQICRASQVGAVIDALPLPQAADFDRDRLIQAALYGGEDFELVLCLPADWAQALLTRLGDEAQAIGRITAEPIVQLTIGDLYEILSLDRGFQHFKAS from the coding sequence GTGGGCGATCGCAGCCTGGGTGACTTAGGTGAACAAGGCTTGTTGCCACTGATGCAAGCCTTTTGTCCACCAGAACAACGAGGCGATGATGCGGCAATCCTGACACCCCCAGCAGGACAGCAGCTCGTTGTCAGTAGCGATGTCTTGGTAGAGGGTGTGCATTTCAGCAATGCCACCACGCCACCGGAAGCGATTGGTTGGCGGGCAGCTGCAGCTAACTTGTCTGACCTTGCAGCGATGGGGGCTCAACCGGCTGGAATCACTTTGGCCCTGGCCTTACCGAGCGATCGCCCGCTGAGTTGGCTAGAGGCAATTTATCAGGGGCTTGAACGCTGTCTGCGACAGTACGACTGTCCGCTGATTGGCGGCGATTTAAGCCGATCACCCACAGCAACCCTCGCGGTCACTGCATTGGGTTGGGTTGATCCCGATCGCGTGATTCGGCGATCGACTGCGCAGGTTGACGACTGGATTGTGGCGACAGGAACCCATGGCCTGTCCCGCCTCGGGCTGGGGCATCTGCTCCAAGAATGGGTGCTGCCAGAGCCGGTACGAGCACGAGCGATCGCTGCCCATCAAACGCCCTATCCACGTTTAGATGTTGTGCCGTTGCTCACGCGATCGCAGCCCCCTCAAACAGCGTGGCGGGTAGCTGGCATGGATAGCAGCGATGGCTTGGCGGATGCAGTGCTACAAATCTGCCGAGCTAGTCAGGTCGGGGCAGTGATTGATGCTTTACCACTACCGCAAGCCGCTGATTTCGATCGCGATCGCCTGATTCAAGCTGCTCTCTACGGCGGCGAAGATTTTGAGTTAGTGCTCTGCCTACCGGCAGATTGGGCGCAAGCACTTCTCACAAGGCTAGGCGATGAAGCACAAGCGATCGGGCGGATTACAGCAGAGCCAATTGTTCAGCTCACGATCGGCGATCTCTACGAAATTCTCAGCCTCGATCGCGGCTTTCAGCATTTCAAAGCGAGCTGA